One genomic window of Desmospora activa DSM 45169 includes the following:
- a CDS encoding pyridoxamine 5'-phosphate oxidase family protein, whose product MQWNNSPQRLLGGLRRLKRKVSNRIKPDSPPTEQEELQTPLPGSTGEHLLQRQYGTDKRALAFYNNQMMDRLNDHMIAYIAQQEMAFISTADGNGECDASFRAGPPGFVRILNRRQLIYPEYRGNGVMASLGNIVENPHIGILFVDFFNTAVGLHVNGKASIVENADLLLQPDLPDVIREDILTADGKKPERWVLVDVEEAYIHCSKHIPLLRKREREIDWGTDDFVKKGGDHFQVKSEHRPWKKIPQ is encoded by the coding sequence GTGCAGTGGAACAACTCGCCGCAACGGTTACTCGGCGGCTTGCGGCGCCTAAAACGAAAAGTGTCCAACCGGATCAAACCCGATTCCCCTCCCACAGAGCAAGAGGAACTGCAAACGCCTCTTCCTGGCTCTACCGGAGAACATCTTCTACAAAGGCAATATGGAACGGACAAGCGTGCATTGGCTTTCTACAACAATCAAATGATGGATCGTTTAAATGATCATATGATCGCTTATATCGCTCAACAGGAAATGGCCTTTATCTCTACTGCCGACGGTAATGGTGAGTGCGACGCTTCTTTTCGAGCGGGGCCGCCTGGTTTTGTCCGTATCTTAAACCGGCGACAGTTGATCTATCCCGAATACAGAGGAAACGGTGTCATGGCCAGCTTAGGCAATATCGTGGAAAATCCCCATATCGGTATCTTATTTGTCGATTTCTTCAATACCGCCGTCGGACTCCATGTAAACGGGAAAGCCAGCATCGTGGAAAATGCCGATCTATTGCTTCAACCCGATTTACCCGATGTCATCCGTGAAGATATTTTGACGGCGGATGGAAAAAAACCGGAACGCTGGGTTTTGGTCGATGTGGAGGAAGCATATATTCACTGTTCCAAGCACATCCCCCTGTTGCGAAAGCGAGAACGAGAGATTGACTGGGGAACGGACGATTTTGTAAAAAAAGGCGGCGATCACTTTCAGGTGAAAAGTGAACACCGTCCCTGGAAGAAAATACCGCAATAA